The Trichomycterus rosablanca isolate fTriRos1 chromosome 20, fTriRos1.hap1, whole genome shotgun sequence genomic interval GTAATAATGGTGTTGGTATTAGTGTGGGTAGTGAGGTGTTGGTAATAGTATTGGTGCAGTTATTAAGGTTGGTAATAATGGTGTTGGTATTAGTGTGGGTGGTGAGGTGTTGGTAATAGTATTGGTGCAGTTATTGAGGTTGTTATTGGTGTTGGTATTAGTGTTAGTAATGATAATAGTGCTGAATTCATCGTGTATGTTGAGTTGAGATATAAACATGGTTCTGAGGTGAGATGGCCAGCACGcactggtcaggtgtccagggGCATTTAAATGATCCCATGACCTGTGATGATCACACGCCTGATCACATGATGCTCATTTACTCATGTATTCACCTGACgcagtaaaaaaaacatacaatgaTTCACACACAGGTTTAGTCTTATGGGTTTAttggatcacacacacacacatgcacacttaaTTTAATTATCAAGAAGTCTATTATACAGTCTTTGCATAAGTTTGTACACCCCAAATTACATCGTTTGAAGATTTTACTGCACAATAACTGTTTATTTACCATCAATCCAACACATCAGTgtgaaaaaacaaaatgaaaactgTTGCATCTTTCATCATCTTTTATTTTCTCCAGTGTGATAAATTCGgctgtaaaacacactagctcaCTACTGCTCGGATCTCGTGCTCggctgtgtctgaaggagggcgAGGTGGTCGAATGGGGTTCCTGATTATTGCTGCTATTGCGGCCTCTACTGGCTGGTCGCGGCACTGCAGTGTGTTACTCTCCGTATGCTGTACGGATCCCTGTGAACCTGTCACATGGGAGGTACAGCAGCAGTAAAAGAGATACAACTGGGgatttggatacgactaaattgggagaacaaGCATTAAAAACTATCAGCAAGCAAATAGAAATTGTGCATAAATAAAGAACACTGCTATTAGGAATTCGCAGTCCAGGGATTTGATCCCACAACATCCCGGCTAGAGGCTTCCCGGCAGGCCATGGATTCAAGCTCATAACCTTCCTGCCTCCAGCTCATTCTTTATTCAGGaccagctgagattcaaacccacaaccttgcAGCTGCTGACTGTTCGGCCTGCTGTGGGATTGGAACTCACAGCCTCGTGGTTGTAGCATGAATGGGTTTAACGGGAAGCGGAGCAGGGCGTCATGTTGATGTCAGGCAGCAGGCGGCAGCCGGTGATGATGTCGATCTTGTCGCACACGGCTCTGAGGTCGTCCATGGCGACGCGGACGGTGTGCGAGGTGGCGATGACCACGCCCTGCGAGTGACTCAGGTGCGCCGTGGCGGCCTTGACGTCTCTGGCCGCGCCCAGGTAGACCAGTCTGACGCTCTGGTCGAGGTCCGCGCGCAGCCGGGCGTTACTCTCCTGGAGCTTCTGCTGCAGCAAGGAGGTTAGGTGCCCGCCCGGAGTGGGCGTGGCGGGTCTGTGCTCCGTGGTGGGGGTGTGGCGGTGGACGGTGAGCGGTGGTAAGTCGTGGTGGAACGTGGGGGATTTTTGCTCCTCCCCCTCGCTGTCCGTCTCGGACGCCTCACCAGGAACCGTCAGTCCAGGCGACATGTACACCTCCTGATCAGAGTCCGACTCAGACGCCTCGCCCTCCACCACGATCTGAGACTTCCTGTCCGCCAttatgctacacacacacacacacacacagagttacagATTAATGCACAAGATCTTAAAg includes:
- the bloc1s3 gene encoding biogenesis of lysosome-related organelles complex 1 subunit 3 produces the protein MADRKSQIVVEGEASESDSDQEVYMSPGLTVPGEASETDSEGEEQKSPTFHHDLPPLTVHRHTPTTEHRPATPTPGGHLTSLLQQKLQESNARLRADLDQSVRLVYLGAARDVKAATAHLSHSQGVVIATSHTVRVAMDDLRAVCDKIDIITGCRLLPDINMTPCSASR